A single genomic interval of Sulfurimonas sp. C5 harbors:
- a CDS encoding NFACT family protein produces the protein MKLSHLKQIVEYLKQFKKISAIHRVNDTIIKVVFDRDDTIYFNMTRSNSSIFKCHEYPRSKVYNAPFDVILAKRFNRSNVLGVELLNGDKIIRVKTAIASAYKEELTYLQLEFTGKYTNIIVLDENNIVLEALRHIDLFSSFREVRVGQKLVDVPPPPFEAKEYQIEDVESFLYEVFEKEQNQKLASLKKQKISILEKKLKKLEKLYGKLDSQELLQIQAQEYEHLGNLVLANAQKIKPYSQKLELEDYDGSLKQVSLEKQYPNAFMISESFFSKSKKAKQRAKHLHIEEESLRSKIEHTKLFINTVQEAKDTAKIELLFPKQIQNKKIKKDESIETFWIEGYKVQLGKNEKGNVKLLESAKARDVWLHLKDRPSTHVIITTDKQNLPERIIESAARLCVDFSTTSKDRFLVDYTPRREVSIQNGANVLYNKYKTIEIDTR, from the coding sequence ATGAAATTATCGCACTTAAAACAGATCGTAGAGTATCTTAAACAATTTAAAAAAATATCAGCTATACATCGTGTGAATGACACAATTATCAAAGTTGTTTTTGACAGAGATGATACGATCTATTTTAATATGACACGCTCAAACTCCAGTATTTTCAAGTGCCATGAATATCCACGTTCTAAAGTTTATAATGCTCCATTTGACGTAATTCTTGCTAAACGGTTTAACCGCTCAAATGTGTTAGGTGTGGAGCTTTTGAACGGAGATAAGATTATCCGTGTCAAAACGGCGATTGCTTCTGCTTATAAAGAGGAGCTCACTTATTTACAACTCGAGTTTACGGGAAAATATACAAATATTATCGTGTTAGATGAAAATAACATTGTTTTAGAAGCCCTGCGCCATATTGACCTGTTTTCCTCGTTTCGTGAAGTAAGGGTAGGGCAAAAACTTGTCGATGTCCCACCTCCGCCATTTGAAGCAAAAGAGTATCAAATAGAAGATGTTGAAAGTTTTTTATATGAAGTCTTTGAAAAAGAGCAAAATCAAAAACTGGCATCTTTAAAAAAACAAAAGATCTCTATTTTAGAAAAAAAACTCAAAAAACTTGAAAAACTGTATGGCAAGTTGGACTCACAGGAGTTGCTGCAAATTCAGGCACAAGAGTATGAACATCTTGGGAATTTAGTACTTGCTAATGCGCAAAAGATTAAGCCGTACAGTCAAAAGCTTGAACTCGAAGACTATGACGGGAGTTTAAAGCAGGTAAGTTTAGAGAAACAATATCCGAATGCTTTTATGATCAGTGAATCGTTTTTTAGCAAAAGTAAAAAAGCAAAACAAAGGGCAAAACATTTACATATAGAGGAAGAGTCCCTTAGAAGTAAAATTGAGCATACAAAACTTTTTATAAACACAGTACAAGAAGCAAAAGATACGGCGAAGATAGAACTGCTTTTCCCTAAGCAGATTCAGAACAAAAAGATCAAAAAAGATGAATCAATTGAGACATTTTGGATAGAAGGATACAAAGTTCAGCTCGGTAAGAATGAAAAAGGGAATGTAAAACTTTTAGAGAGTGCCAAAGCAAGGGATGTTTGGCTTCATTTAAAAGACCGTCCTTCAACACATGTTATAATAACTACAGATAAACAAAATCTGCCTGAAAGAATTATAGAGTCGGCTGCACGTTTGTGTGTAGATTTTTCTACTACTTCAAAAGATCGATTTTTGGTCGATTATACACCACGTAGAGAAGTGAGCATCCAAAACGGTGCAAATGTTTTATACAATAAATACAAAACTATCGAGATAGATACAAGATAG
- a CDS encoding helical backbone metal receptor, with product MMGKKTLLFLVLFVLNVSATERIIALSPSINEIIFSLGGANQIVGNTEYCTYPEASKHVEKVGGYFSPSLEKIVALHPTLVIMQQNNYKLSQKLQQLDIATKIVKIDTLQNIKHSILEIGTILHQEQKAHELILDIEGTLQSLKNITTNKKVLFVIGHNTSLASRVFVAGQNLYFDDIINASGNTNALQSSRKGQPVLNAENIIATNPDIIILLAHSMKEKHLTRDDLINPWHELPINASRTNSIYIIDKKYAGIPSNRLVYFMNDFKNILQDFAACDGKHIVSQSPYITHTLEFFDLKKCVIGASVYDDLVEKNLPRTGKVIDPDKLALEKLRPDFLFTSDWTKPKMLQEITPKGTYAVTLHGFNSMQEIENNLYTIANTLHLNKEKIESFKNEYKQLSQQIDSKNKRVLLLSACSKEIYSYGQNTYLGDLFSKAGFIIPDNAKNVKHFKLDELNEFIQKEKIDFIFGFVPYSKATTCYVLETQKNLPIVYLDADNFMHPAPTTLLKGLQELKSKESEW from the coding sequence ATGATGGGCAAAAAAACACTACTTTTCCTTGTTTTATTTGTACTGAATGTAAGTGCAACAGAGCGTATTATTGCCCTTTCTCCTTCAATTAACGAAATCATTTTTTCTTTAGGAGGTGCTAATCAGATTGTTGGGAATACTGAATACTGCACTTATCCTGAAGCTTCAAAACATGTAGAAAAAGTTGGAGGGTATTTTTCCCCTTCACTTGAAAAAATCGTAGCTTTGCATCCAACACTTGTAATTATGCAGCAAAACAATTATAAACTCAGCCAAAAATTGCAACAACTCGACATTGCTACCAAGATCGTAAAAATAGACACACTTCAAAACATTAAACACTCGATCCTTGAAATTGGAACTATATTACATCAGGAACAAAAAGCGCATGAACTTATTCTAGATATAGAGGGTACCCTGCAGAGCCTAAAAAATATAACGACTAACAAAAAAGTGTTATTTGTTATAGGACATAATACATCTCTCGCTTCACGTGTCTTTGTAGCGGGACAAAACCTCTATTTTGATGACATCATTAATGCAAGTGGCAATACCAATGCCCTGCAAAGCTCACGTAAAGGGCAGCCTGTTCTAAATGCCGAAAACATCATAGCAACCAACCCGGATATCATAATCCTTTTAGCTCATTCTATGAAGGAGAAACATCTTACACGAGATGATCTCATCAACCCTTGGCATGAGCTCCCAATAAATGCATCAAGAACAAATTCGATCTATATAATAGATAAAAAATATGCAGGAATTCCGAGCAACCGCCTTGTATATTTTATGAATGATTTTAAAAATATACTTCAGGATTTTGCAGCTTGTGATGGCAAACATATTGTCTCTCAAAGCCCATATATCACACATACTTTAGAGTTCTTTGATCTTAAAAAATGTGTTATCGGAGCAAGTGTCTATGATGATTTAGTTGAGAAGAATCTGCCTCGTACAGGTAAAGTAATAGATCCCGATAAACTTGCACTTGAAAAACTCCGTCCCGATTTTCTTTTTACATCGGACTGGACAAAACCAAAGATGCTTCAGGAAATAACTCCAAAAGGAACATATGCTGTCACACTTCACGGTTTTAATTCAATGCAAGAGATAGAAAACAATCTTTATACGATTGCAAATACACTTCATTTGAATAAAGAGAAAATTGAGTCCTTTAAAAATGAGTACAAACAACTAAGTCAACAAATCGATTCAAAAAACAAGAGAGTGCTTTTACTCTCGGCATGTTCAAAAGAGATCTATTCATACGGACAAAATACATATCTTGGAGATCTTTTCTCAAAGGCAGGATTTATTATTCCCGACAATGCTAAAAACGTGAAACATTTTAAACTTGATGAACTCAATGAATTTATACAAAAAGAGAAAATCGATTTTATTTTCGGTTTTGTCCCTTACTCAAAAGCAACAACGTGTTATGTTCTCGAAACTCAAAAAAACCTTCCGATAGTTTATCTTGATGCAGATAATTTTATGCATCCCGCACCTACAACACTTTTAAAAGGCTTACAAGAACTAAAATCCAAAGAGAGTGAGTGGTAA
- a CDS encoding iron ABC transporter permease, whose amino-acid sequence MKLLFLFLSLFLLLIAPFFGQIDLDLAKLNNLASMDYTLFFDLRLPRVVTAFFSGALLGLSGLLFQSLFRNPLSTPFTLGVASGATLGTAFAIVFGFVSFAAVFGFFGAIATIIILFAITSRLQSFSIATLLLVGIALSFFYSAALMILFYLSDESQSYEIVRFTMGSLDVVGFKSTLPIIIASLVLLAIAYKFQKELKILLTSYDNAFLKGIEVKKVSLLLLLIISIAIGIAVSVVGPIGFVGLIVPHILKTLYKQSADKLLGVTFFYSGIFLVLCDLIARNLGTSSDIPIGVITSFLGGPFFIYLLVSRRKN is encoded by the coding sequence ATGAAGTTACTGTTTCTATTTTTATCACTGTTCTTACTGTTAATTGCTCCTTTTTTTGGTCAAATTGATCTTGATCTGGCAAAGCTAAACAATCTTGCATCGATGGATTACACTCTCTTTTTCGATCTGCGTCTTCCACGTGTTGTAACTGCATTTTTCAGCGGTGCATTATTGGGGCTAAGCGGTTTGTTATTTCAATCCCTTTTTAGAAACCCTTTAAGTACCCCTTTTACTCTCGGTGTTGCAAGCGGGGCAACTTTAGGGACTGCTTTTGCAATCGTATTTGGATTTGTGAGTTTTGCGGCTGTTTTTGGATTTTTCGGTGCGATTGCAACGATCATCATTTTATTTGCAATCACGTCTCGTCTGCAAAGTTTTTCGATCGCAACACTTCTGCTTGTGGGAATTGCTTTATCATTCTTTTACTCGGCAGCGCTCATGATCCTCTTTTACCTTAGTGATGAGAGTCAAAGCTACGAAATAGTCCGCTTTACAATGGGGAGTTTGGATGTTGTAGGGTTTAAAAGCACTTTGCCTATTATCATCGCCTCTCTTGTGCTTTTGGCAATTGCTTACAAGTTTCAAAAAGAACTAAAAATCCTGTTAACCTCTTACGACAATGCCTTTTTAAAAGGGATAGAGGTGAAAAAAGTAAGTTTGCTTTTACTGCTTATCATCTCAATTGCTATCGGTATAGCCGTTAGTGTTGTTGGACCTATAGGATTCGTCGGGCTTATCGTACCGCATATTTTAAAAACACTTTACAAACAAAGTGCCGACAAACTTTTAGGAGTTACATTCTTTTACAGCGGTATATTTTTAGTTCTATGTGACTTAATTGCAAGAAATTTAGGGACATCTTCAGATATCCCTATTGGAGTAATCACATCATTTTTAGGCGGACCGTTTTTTATCTACCTGCTTGTTTCAAGGAGAAAAAATTGA
- a CDS encoding nucleotide sugar dehydrogenase, producing MNNKKICVIGAGYVGIPLAFAFSKHFDTTVYTHSKEHAEELQNGYDRTQNFTAEELKSSQLKVISDIQTVNSANIYIITVPTPVDDTLKPDLTPIISATSTVASVLKKGDIVVYESTVFIGCTEELCVPILEKESHLIYNEEFFCGYSPERINPTDKKNTLENVVKIVSGSTEQTKQTLVSLYGTIIKAGIYQAPSMKVAEASKLMENIQRDVNIALMNELSALYAKLGIATHDVIEAASTKWNFHKYFPGLVGGHCIGVDPYYILLNAENEHISMPIVEQARDTNEKVPLRIINEIKAVLTKRQQSLAGKMVLLLGIAYKENTNDIRNSKSAVVYKLLKENNAIVDVVDPYADKQLTKKSYNVDLLDDIPDEKQYDIIIVTLAHDSFKKINWKKLKKEETLLYDIKKLVPKEEQDFYF from the coding sequence GTGAATAACAAAAAAATATGTGTCATAGGGGCCGGTTATGTCGGTATCCCTTTGGCATTTGCTTTTAGTAAGCATTTTGATACAACTGTGTACACACATTCAAAAGAACATGCTGAAGAACTTCAAAACGGTTATGACAGGACTCAAAACTTTACAGCAGAAGAACTCAAAAGTTCTCAGTTAAAAGTCATCTCTGATATTCAAACTGTTAACTCTGCAAATATTTATATTATAACTGTTCCAACTCCTGTCGATGACACATTAAAGCCAGATCTTACACCTATTATCAGTGCTACTTCAACAGTGGCTTCTGTTTTAAAAAAAGGTGATATAGTAGTTTATGAAAGTACTGTGTTTATAGGCTGTACAGAAGAGTTATGTGTACCGATTTTAGAAAAAGAGAGTCATTTAATTTACAATGAAGAGTTCTTTTGCGGTTACTCTCCTGAAAGAATCAATCCGACAGACAAAAAAAATACTTTGGAAAATGTTGTCAAGATTGTCTCGGGTTCTACGGAACAAACAAAACAGACCTTAGTATCGCTATATGGAACAATTATTAAAGCCGGTATTTATCAAGCACCCTCCATGAAAGTAGCTGAAGCTTCAAAACTGATGGAAAACATTCAAAGAGATGTCAATATTGCACTTATGAATGAGCTCTCTGCTCTTTATGCTAAACTTGGTATCGCTACACATGATGTGATAGAAGCTGCATCTACAAAATGGAACTTTCATAAATATTTTCCTGGACTTGTAGGAGGGCACTGTATAGGTGTCGATCCATACTATATACTTCTCAATGCTGAAAATGAGCATATCTCAATGCCTATTGTCGAACAAGCCCGTGACACTAACGAGAAAGTACCCCTGCGCATCATTAATGAGATTAAAGCTGTTCTTACAAAACGTCAACAATCTCTGGCAGGCAAGATGGTATTGCTTCTTGGCATTGCCTACAAAGAGAATACCAACGACATACGTAATTCAAAGAGTGCTGTAGTCTATAAGCTTCTTAAAGAAAACAATGCCATTGTAGACGTAGTTGATCCTTATGCCGATAAACAGTTGACAAAAAAATCTTATAATGTAGATCTTCTCGATGATATTCCAGATGAAAAACAGTATGACATTATTATTGTCACACTTGCTCATGACAGTTTTAAAAAGATCAATTGGAAAAAGTTAAAAAAAGAAGAAACACTTCTTTATGATATCAAAAAGCTTGTACCAAAAGAGGAGCAGGATTTTTATTTTTAG
- a CDS encoding TonB-dependent receptor: MQKKLQLLLLAALSTQLSAQDLQLDTITVTSATKTEQKLHDVTANTQVITAEEIKEKRFTTVTEALNSLSGISFTNNGGLGKTTSVFVRGFDSKRVLVLIDGIRFNDLTGLSGAPFGNLMISDIERIEVIKGAQSGIWGADASAGVINIITKSAKKGLHTAASLELGSYNTRKYAALLSYKTDNFYVKASSQLLKTDGFSTKVPAGANVEDFENDGYKNITTDLKFGFSITPTDKVDLSYRFIHANSQYDPYDSNKTVEANKYGEENTQDSFTQINYNHIDSFNEFNLYAKSSKFQREYITATSVSLYNGDVKEYGVSSKIPYRTKDFTLLVADYKKFTHENSINEKYTNKAGSITNSNTLNIWGEELIFVEALRRDQYDKFDNKTTGKLGFRYNSKALKSFSFATNFGTAYNVPTLYQLYSYYGNTALTPEDTRSYDVSLEYAGLKATYFYNTVKDMIDYDFTISRYNNIEGKSRFKGYEFGYKNFVSDTLLVDLSYTYLDARNDANEFLARRPQDTIKYAFTYYPTQKWQLGINGEYIGSRFDKDDRKGVQTGYYALVNFVTNYEIGKNFTTYMKIDNMLDKKYQVIDGYATPSRSYYVGLNYNY; the protein is encoded by the coding sequence ATGCAAAAAAAACTGCAATTATTACTATTGGCTGCACTATCTACTCAGCTCAGTGCTCAAGATTTACAACTGGATACTATTACTGTTACCAGTGCTACAAAAACTGAACAAAAACTTCATGATGTAACGGCAAATACACAAGTTATTACAGCCGAAGAGATAAAAGAAAAACGCTTTACAACTGTTACCGAAGCATTAAACTCGTTAAGCGGTATCAGCTTTACAAATAATGGAGGTCTGGGAAAGACTACATCTGTTTTTGTTCGCGGATTTGATTCAAAAAGAGTCCTTGTACTTATTGACGGTATCCGTTTTAACGACTTAACAGGTCTTAGCGGTGCACCTTTTGGCAACTTGATGATCTCTGATATTGAACGTATCGAAGTGATCAAAGGAGCGCAATCTGGTATATGGGGAGCTGATGCAAGTGCCGGTGTTATCAACATCATCACAAAGTCTGCAAAAAAAGGTTTACACACTGCAGCAAGTCTAGAACTTGGAAGTTACAACACACGAAAGTACGCTGCTCTACTTTCTTATAAAACAGATAATTTTTATGTCAAAGCTTCCTCACAACTTCTCAAAACTGACGGTTTTAGTACAAAAGTACCAGCAGGTGCAAATGTAGAAGATTTTGAAAACGATGGATACAAAAACATTACAACCGATCTAAAATTCGGTTTTTCAATAACTCCGACAGATAAAGTTGATCTCTCATATAGATTTATTCATGCAAACAGTCAATACGATCCGTATGATTCAAATAAAACAGTTGAAGCAAATAAATACGGTGAAGAAAATACGCAAGATAGCTTTACTCAAATAAATTATAATCATATAGACAGTTTTAATGAATTTAATCTCTATGCAAAATCTTCAAAATTTCAAAGAGAATATATTACGGCTACATCAGTTTCACTGTACAACGGTGATGTAAAAGAGTATGGAGTGAGTTCAAAAATCCCTTATAGAACAAAAGATTTTACACTCCTTGTAGCTGACTACAAAAAGTTTACGCATGAAAACAGTATCAATGAAAAATATACTAACAAAGCAGGGTCTATTACAAACTCAAACACTCTGAACATTTGGGGTGAAGAACTCATTTTTGTTGAAGCGCTTAGACGCGATCAATACGATAAATTCGACAATAAAACTACGGGGAAACTTGGATTTAGATACAACTCTAAAGCTTTAAAGTCTTTCTCATTTGCAACAAACTTCGGCACAGCTTATAATGTTCCGACTCTCTATCAGCTTTATTCATACTATGGCAACACGGCTCTTACACCGGAAGACACACGTTCATATGATGTGAGTCTGGAATACGCCGGATTGAAAGCGACATATTTTTATAATACTGTAAAAGATATGATTGACTACGATTTTACGATCTCGAGATACAATAATATTGAAGGTAAATCAAGATTCAAAGGCTATGAGTTTGGTTATAAAAATTTTGTGAGTGATACACTTTTAGTAGATCTGAGTTATACATATTTAGATGCAAGAAATGATGCTAACGAATTTCTCGCTCGCAGACCGCAAGACACTATCAAATATGCTTTTACTTACTATCCGACACAAAAATGGCAACTTGGAATTAATGGGGAATACATTGGTTCACGTTTTGATAAAGACGATCGTAAAGGGGTACAAACAGGTTATTATGCACTTGTAAACTTTGTAACAAACTATGAGATTGGCAAAAACTTTACAACATATATGAAAATCGATAATATGTTAGATAAAAAGTACCAAGTAATTGACGGCTATGCGACTCCATCGAGAAGCTATTATGTCGGTTTAAACTATAACTATTAA
- a CDS encoding tetratricopeptide repeat protein, translating into MRTLVKLSSIFVLGAVLNAAVPENGLKAEMEGRWNDAINIYEKIVQTSPERTDLYLRLADIYSSQNKLDKAAQTLNKAITVDPKNALLYKKLSEVYAVQNKPAEALNAMESALQLDGNNPKYLMAHAKIANWNKKFAEAVKSLEKLVKMEPKNKEARLLLSRSYDWLGEREKALAFYKNYLKNNPDNLRARLELADIQELFGDINGANKTLEVGYKSLKKAKKPVAQTQTQANVEVPILLYHCVDAVPQNDYWIATDEFDAQMQTLDDNNYTSVSMKDVYNHQNYGTKLPEKPIVITFDDGCKNLYTDVFPILKKHKYIAEVYLITEAIGDSEAERIDNAKGDDATKLGETGENSLTEYLVWPEVKEMADYGIVFGSHTKAHPYMSQVDDANATYQLLSSKLAIVANTNTDVTSFSYPFGDGAAKKELHTLLEKYGFLTAVAAEGGILQSSDADFLNLPRVSIYGVHPAIDPKSKGVSVIPDPTRPEDLFMAKLQPDEAEQKFELCNKYTALGQHDKALEAINRSVELKPKNLRYLVKRLETAGSADKMNIAYDSALRAYELDPDNDERLLALAQTAVWANHLDDATIYYKLYTEKHPENKEAKIEYAQVESWKGAYACAFEILESYKKTFGEDEVYLQTKADILTWANRPTKAFPILNAQLAKDQNNYNTNFTNTVALYKDGQILESLESLEKTEKLAPDSADSKFLRKFITTDLRHYVGAGVAYSYDTDHITTIAGELEGRYFISPLTSVYALGHTDYVSLSNSSPAIYAQDNGSLHAKQNSLRAGVSHRFSPDLTGDFSAGVANAATHTTGVYGASLSYTPIDEMRLSLAYDHHYYTATPKTIGRGTLADSIQATLYAEPTTSMYVDLSGGYSILSDDYYNNRSWNVSLSPTWAVLRRQYWNFDLGLSANLEGYAKESEFYDLGYYAPKWIESYYVTSYTTWKINDDDSVNLAVNLGVFKDNSMSKFVFGGGAHLEGVFGRYRDWMFKVNAGVDYSARYYDTQYTIYSAGLYITRRF; encoded by the coding sequence ATGAGAACTCTTGTAAAATTATCCAGTATATTCGTTTTAGGTGCCGTACTGAATGCTGCTGTACCGGAAAATGGGCTTAAGGCTGAAATGGAAGGTAGATGGAATGATGCGATCAATATTTATGAAAAAATTGTACAAACATCTCCTGAGCGTACTGATCTTTATCTTCGTCTTGCCGATATCTATTCAAGCCAAAACAAACTTGATAAAGCAGCTCAAACTCTAAACAAAGCGATCACTGTAGATCCTAAAAATGCATTACTGTATAAAAAGCTCTCAGAAGTCTATGCAGTACAAAACAAACCGGCAGAAGCACTCAACGCTATGGAGTCTGCATTACAACTAGATGGTAACAATCCAAAGTACCTTATGGCACATGCCAAAATTGCCAACTGGAACAAAAAATTTGCTGAAGCTGTAAAAAGCCTTGAAAAACTTGTAAAAATGGAACCTAAGAACAAAGAAGCACGTCTGCTTCTTTCACGTTCTTATGACTGGCTTGGTGAACGTGAGAAAGCTCTTGCTTTTTATAAAAACTATTTAAAAAACAATCCTGACAATCTTCGTGCAAGACTTGAACTTGCAGATATTCAAGAACTGTTTGGAGATATAAACGGTGCAAATAAAACACTTGAAGTAGGATATAAATCTCTAAAAAAGGCTAAAAAGCCCGTCGCTCAAACACAAACACAAGCTAATGTTGAAGTTCCTATATTGCTCTATCACTGTGTAGATGCAGTACCTCAGAATGATTACTGGATAGCGACAGACGAATTTGATGCACAGATGCAAACACTTGATGACAACAACTACACATCTGTTTCAATGAAAGATGTTTACAATCATCAAAACTATGGTACAAAACTTCCGGAAAAACCGATAGTAATCACATTTGACGACGGATGTAAAAATCTTTATACGGATGTTTTTCCTATTTTGAAAAAACATAAATATATTGCAGAGGTATATCTCATTACAGAAGCTATAGGAGATTCTGAAGCGGAGAGAATTGACAATGCAAAGGGAGACGATGCGACTAAACTGGGTGAGACAGGTGAAAACTCCCTAACAGAATATTTAGTTTGGCCAGAGGTCAAAGAGATGGCTGATTATGGTATTGTATTTGGATCACATACAAAAGCCCACCCTTATATGAGTCAAGTAGATGATGCTAATGCAACATACCAACTACTCTCTTCAAAACTGGCGATTGTAGCGAATACAAATACGGATGTTACATCGTTTTCATACCCTTTTGGGGATGGAGCAGCTAAAAAAGAGCTTCATACTCTTTTAGAAAAATATGGATTTTTGACAGCTGTAGCAGCTGAAGGGGGTATTTTACAAAGTAGTGATGCTGATTTTCTAAACCTTCCAAGAGTCAGTATATACGGTGTACACCCTGCAATAGATCCAAAAAGTAAAGGTGTCTCTGTTATCCCAGATCCAACGCGACCTGAAGATCTATTTATGGCAAAACTGCAACCTGATGAAGCTGAACAAAAGTTTGAACTATGTAATAAATATACTGCCCTCGGGCAACACGATAAAGCGCTTGAAGCGATCAATAGATCGGTTGAGCTAAAACCGAAAAACCTCCGTTACCTGGTAAAAAGACTCGAAACTGCAGGTTCGGCAGACAAAATGAATATCGCTTATGACAGTGCATTACGGGCATATGAACTTGATCCTGATAATGATGAACGCTTGTTAGCTCTTGCACAAACTGCTGTATGGGCAAATCATCTTGATGATGCCACTATATACTACAAACTGTACACAGAAAAACATCCTGAAAACAAAGAGGCTAAAATCGAGTATGCCCAGGTAGAATCATGGAAAGGTGCCTATGCATGTGCATTTGAAATACTTGAGTCTTACAAAAAAACTTTTGGGGAAGATGAAGTATACTTACAAACTAAAGCGGATATCTTAACTTGGGCAAATCGTCCAACTAAAGCTTTCCCGATTTTAAACGCTCAATTAGCTAAAGATCAAAATAACTATAATACTAACTTTACAAATACTGTCGCTTTATATAAAGATGGTCAGATCCTCGAATCTCTGGAGAGCCTTGAGAAAACAGAAAAGCTTGCACCTGATTCTGCAGACAGCAAGTTCCTAAGAAAGTTTATAACTACAGACCTTCGTCACTATGTAGGTGCAGGTGTTGCATACTCTTATGACACCGATCATATTACTACTATCGCTGGAGAATTAGAGGGGAGATATTTCATTTCACCACTAACAAGTGTTTATGCACTCGGACATACAGACTATGTATCTTTAAGCAACTCTTCTCCAGCAATATATGCTCAAGACAATGGCTCTCTTCACGCAAAACAAAACAGTTTGCGTGCCGGAGTAAGTCATAGATTCTCTCCTGACCTTACAGGTGATTTTTCTGCGGGGGTAGCTAACGCGGCAACACATACAACAGGAGTTTACGGAGCAAGTCTCTCATATACCCCTATTGATGAGATGAGATTGAGTCTCGCTTATGACCATCACTACTATACAGCTACACCTAAAACGATAGGACGTGGTACTTTAGCAGACAGCATTCAGGCAACTCTTTATGCAGAACCGACGACAAGTATGTATGTAGACCTTTCTGGAGGATACAGCATACTTTCTGATGATTACTATAACAATCGTAGTTGGAATGTCAGTCTTTCACCTACATGGGCTGTTTTACGTCGCCAGTACTGGAACTTTGATCTTGGATTAAGTGCTAATCTTGAAGGTTATGCCAAAGAGAGTGAATTTTATGATCTAGGGTATTATGCACCGAAATGGATAGAGTCTTATTATGTTACAAGTTATACAACTTGGAAAATAAATGATGATGATAGTGTTAATCTTGCTGTCAACCTTGGAGTGTTTAAAGACAATAGTATGAGTAAATTTGTATTTGGTGGAGGTGCACATTTAGAAGGTGTCTTCGGACGTTATAGAGACTGGATGTTCAAAGTTAATGCAGGGGTAGATTACAGTGCCAGATATTATGATACTCAGTACACTATATATTCAGCCGGACTCTATATCACAAGAAGATTTTAG
- a CDS encoding ABC transporter ATP-binding protein, translating to MITVNNFTNHILHALTFSLSEDENLIILGSNGAGKSTLAKLLCGLTPSKNVELFSKRIDTLSAKERSKLINYVPPKLEIFDEYISVREYLELSRLYTSYSVDEALKLLRIEHLQNKPCKNLSSGEEQLTMLCSALLHAAQLTIFDEPTANLDPQKTKQVFDFLQNEFVNNKIIITHDLNIAYKLGFKILYIQEGKIEFFGDNKDFFEEQNLNSIFGESLKKVDEYFMVNL from the coding sequence ATGATTACAGTCAACAATTTTACTAACCACATTTTACATGCACTTACTTTTTCTCTTTCAGAAGACGAAAACCTCATTATTTTAGGCTCAAACGGTGCTGGAAAATCAACGCTTGCCAAACTTTTATGCGGGCTCACCCCTTCAAAAAATGTAGAGTTATTTTCCAAACGAATTGACACTTTAAGTGCAAAAGAGCGTTCAAAGCTGATCAACTATGTCCCACCGAAGCTTGAGATATTCGATGAGTATATCTCAGTACGTGAATATCTTGAACTCAGCCGTCTTTACACTTCATATAGTGTCGACGAAGCACTCAAATTACTCAGAATTGAACATCTGCAAAACAAACCGTGTAAAAATCTCAGCAGTGGTGAAGAGCAACTGACAATGTTATGTTCAGCTTTACTCCATGCAGCACAACTCACTATCTTTGACGAACCGACAGCTAACCTTGACCCGCAAAAAACAAAACAGGTTTTTGATTTTCTTCAAAACGAGTTTGTAAACAATAAAATCATCATTACACATGATCTTAATATTGCTTACAAACTTGGATTTAAAATTCTCTATATACAAGAGGGAAAAATAGAGTTTTTTGGTGACAATAAAGATTTTTTTGAAGAACAAAACCTCAATTCAATTTTTGGCGAAAGTCTCAAAAAAGTTGACGAATATTTTATGGTGAACCTATGA